The following are encoded in a window of Allosphingosinicella indica genomic DNA:
- a CDS encoding FAD-dependent oxidoreductase, which translates to MTSSPRLDRRSLIGGGALGMSGLMLPGCATTQAARSVPTRCLPPVHVSVSRVIRTLVGLRPYRPSGFVVRAEPFADKRLVHNYGHGGAGITLSWGTSRLAVDLGLQGHQGLVAVLGAGIVGLTTARLVQEAGFPVVIYAAALPPETTSNIAGGQWMPSAHYRRAQVTPEWRAQYLAAVDYSYRRFQILVGDEYGVRWMRNYELSRNPIRAEGEEGIAPLQPEARLLGPGDHPFDYPHVRQFDSMIVEPPRFLRQIERDLRLAGARIAVRNFASPAEVAALPERLVFNCTGLGARALFGDEELTPIRGQLVVLLPQPEVDYALIGDDGYMFARSDGIILGGTFEHGEWSTTPDPETTTRILAAHRGIVGGMRCVD; encoded by the coding sequence GTGACCTCAAGCCCGCGCCTCGATCGCCGCAGCCTGATCGGGGGCGGGGCGCTGGGGATGAGCGGGCTGATGCTGCCCGGCTGCGCAACCACGCAGGCGGCGCGCAGCGTCCCGACCCGCTGCCTCCCGCCCGTCCATGTTTCGGTAAGCCGCGTCATCCGGACGCTGGTCGGTCTCAGGCCGTACCGGCCATCGGGCTTCGTCGTCCGTGCCGAGCCTTTCGCGGACAAGCGGCTCGTCCACAATTACGGCCATGGCGGCGCGGGGATCACCCTGAGCTGGGGCACGTCGCGCCTCGCCGTCGATCTCGGGCTGCAGGGTCATCAGGGGCTGGTCGCGGTGCTCGGCGCCGGGATCGTGGGCCTCACCACCGCGCGGCTGGTGCAGGAGGCGGGGTTCCCGGTAGTCATTTACGCCGCCGCGCTGCCGCCTGAGACCACGTCGAACATAGCGGGCGGGCAGTGGATGCCGTCGGCGCATTATCGCCGCGCGCAGGTCACGCCAGAATGGCGGGCGCAATATCTCGCCGCTGTGGACTATTCCTATCGCCGTTTCCAGATCCTGGTCGGCGACGAATATGGCGTGCGCTGGATGCGCAATTACGAATTGTCGCGAAACCCGATCCGTGCGGAAGGCGAGGAGGGGATAGCACCGCTTCAGCCCGAGGCACGGTTGCTCGGTCCCGGCGATCATCCGTTCGATTACCCTCATGTCCGCCAGTTCGACAGCATGATCGTCGAGCCACCGCGCTTTCTCCGCCAGATCGAGCGCGATCTGCGCTTGGCGGGCGCCCGCATCGCGGTCCGCAATTTCGCATCGCCTGCAGAGGTCGCCGCGCTCCCCGAACGGCTGGTCTTCAACTGCACCGGCCTCGGCGCGCGGGCGCTGTTCGGGGACGAAGAGCTGACGCCGATCCGCGGCCAGCTCGTCGTCCTACTGCCCCAGCCCGAGGTGGATTACGCGCTGATCGGCGACGACGGCTACATGTTCGCGCGCAGCGACGGGATCATCCTTGGCGGCACGTTCGAGCATGGCGAGTGGTCGACGACGCCGGACCCGGAGACGACAACGCGCATCCTTGCGGCGCATCGCGGCATTGTCGGCGGGATGCGCTGCGTGGACTGA
- a CDS encoding multidrug effflux MFS transporter — translation MSAQPSASSPQPSAPAAYPGPGMREFVALMAALMATNALAIDAMLPALPAIGAALDVAEENRRQLVITAYLLGFGGAQLFYGPLSDRLGRKAILTISLGLYAVFALLSGIAASFELLLGARVLQGMAAAGTRVLVVSIVRDRFHGAAMARVMSLVFIVFMIVPVLAPAFGQAVLLVAPWRFIFIGLGVYAAAVLAWALIRLPETHPPEKRRALSLAKLREAFAITLSHRLSIGNTIALTLVMGGLFGFINSIQQIVFDVFGRPELMAAIFACVALPMAASSYLNARIVERHGSRRLMLIALAGFSAAAGLHLAVAALIGETLVSFVAMQALTMVCFGLISANLGAIAMQPLGHIAGTASSVQGLITTIGGALIGLAIGQAFDGTTLPLLTGFTLCGLAAFAVALWANRKAVAGA, via the coding sequence ATGAGCGCCCAGCCCAGCGCGTCGTCGCCACAGCCTTCTGCGCCCGCGGCCTATCCCGGCCCGGGGATGCGCGAGTTCGTCGCGCTGATGGCGGCGCTGATGGCGACCAATGCGCTCGCGATCGATGCGATGCTGCCCGCGCTCCCCGCGATCGGCGCGGCGCTCGACGTCGCGGAGGAGAACCGCCGCCAACTCGTCATCACCGCCTACCTGCTCGGCTTCGGCGGCGCGCAGCTTTTCTACGGGCCGCTGTCGGACCGGCTCGGGCGAAAAGCGATCCTGACGATCAGCCTTGGTCTCTATGCCGTGTTCGCCCTGCTCTCCGGGATCGCCGCGAGCTTCGAGCTGTTGCTCGGCGCACGGGTGCTGCAGGGCATGGCGGCGGCCGGGACGCGGGTGCTGGTCGTCTCGATCGTCCGCGATCGCTTCCACGGTGCGGCGATGGCGCGGGTGATGAGTCTGGTGTTCATCGTCTTCATGATCGTGCCGGTGCTCGCCCCCGCCTTCGGCCAGGCGGTGCTGCTCGTCGCGCCGTGGCGGTTCATCTTCATCGGGCTCGGCGTCTATGCCGCGGCGGTGCTCGCCTGGGCGCTGATTCGTCTTCCCGAGACTCATCCGCCGGAAAAACGCCGCGCGCTGTCGCTGGCGAAGCTCCGGGAAGCCTTTGCGATCACGCTCTCGCATCGCCTGTCGATCGGCAACACGATCGCGCTGACGCTAGTGATGGGCGGACTGTTCGGCTTCATCAACTCGATCCAGCAGATCGTGTTCGACGTGTTCGGCCGTCCCGAGCTCATGGCGGCGATCTTCGCCTGCGTCGCGCTGCCGATGGCGGCGAGCTCCTATCTCAACGCGCGGATCGTCGAGCGGCACGGATCGCGGCGACTGATGCTGATCGCGCTCGCCGGCTTCTCGGCGGCCGCGGGGCTGCACCTCGCGGTCGCGGCGCTGATCGGCGAGACGCTGGTCAGCTTCGTCGCGATGCAGGCGCTGACGATGGTCTGTTTCGGCCTCATCTCGGCCAATCTCGGCGCCATCGCGATGCAGCCGCTCGGCCATATCGCGGGCACCGCCTCGTCTGTGCAGGGGCTGATCACCACCATCGGCGGCGCGCTGATCGGCCTCGCCATCGGCCAGGCGTTCGACGGGACGACGCTGCCGCTACTCACCGGCTTCACCCTGTGCGGGCTCGCCGCTTTCGCAGTCGCGCTCTGGGCCAATCGCAAGGCCGTCGCCGGCGCATGA
- a CDS encoding S9 family peptidase — protein MRLALITSLLLASASPLAAQTATAPGVERRQIGTATLENVPAIPDAVKVGVQRFQNFRDATFRDWLPDGSILISTRFGTTSQIHRVAAPGGARQQLTFFSEPVAGARTIPGQDRYLFVRDTGGDEWFQLYTAGLSGDPVALTEPGTRNQSYAFSKDGSLVAWSRAVKGSADYAIYTADPADPATRKLAYQGTGSIGPEDVSADKSKVLIARNLSNRETRLSVLDLATGQARELAFSAKPARYEESRFTPDGRGILTISDADSDVRRLVEVDLESGKRTVLTPGLKWDVETFDLSDGGRVLAYTVNEDGFSRVVVQDRITRRALPQPDLPKGVLTGLKFSPDGSKLALSLSTATSAGDVWSWDVAGGELTRWTNSELGGLDPAKLAEPRLIRFKSFDGLSVPAFVYRPKTAAAGAKTPVIIDIHGGPEAQTRPGWNAYAQHFADVLGATVILPNVRGSDGYGTRYLNLDNGPKREDSVKDIGALLDWIGRQDNLDAKRVAVYGQSYGGYMSLATMTHYSDRLVGGVERYGISDFITFLNNTEAYRRDNRRAEYGDERDPAMRKVFERINPLANVAKIKKPMLVMQGANDPRVPKSESDQVVAGIRANGVPAWYVVFSDEGHGFLKKHNNDLRREVETVFLGGLFGVNVD, from the coding sequence ATGCGCCTCGCCCTCATCACCTCGCTGCTGCTCGCCAGCGCATCGCCCCTCGCAGCGCAGACCGCCACCGCGCCCGGTGTCGAGCGGCGTCAGATCGGCACCGCGACGCTGGAGAATGTGCCCGCGATCCCCGATGCGGTGAAAGTCGGGGTGCAACGCTTCCAGAATTTCCGCGACGCGACGTTCCGCGACTGGCTGCCCGACGGATCGATCCTGATCTCGACGCGCTTCGGCACGACGAGCCAGATCCACCGCGTCGCCGCGCCGGGCGGTGCGCGCCAGCAGCTCACCTTCTTCTCCGAGCCGGTGGCAGGCGCACGCACCATTCCCGGGCAGGACCGCTACCTCTTCGTCCGCGACACCGGCGGCGACGAGTGGTTCCAGCTCTACACCGCCGGGCTCAGCGGTGATCCGGTCGCGCTGACCGAACCGGGCACGCGCAACCAGAGCTATGCCTTTTCGAAAGACGGCAGCCTCGTCGCTTGGTCGCGCGCGGTGAAGGGATCTGCCGATTACGCGATCTATACGGCAGATCCCGCCGATCCCGCGACGCGCAAGCTCGCCTATCAGGGCACCGGATCGATCGGGCCGGAGGATGTTTCGGCCGACAAGTCGAAGGTGCTGATCGCGCGCAACCTCTCCAACCGCGAGACGCGGCTCTCAGTGCTCGATCTCGCCACCGGCCAAGCGCGCGAGCTGGCGTTCAGCGCCAAACCCGCGCGCTACGAGGAATCGCGCTTCACCCCCGACGGCCGCGGCATCCTGACGATCAGCGATGCGGACAGCGACGTTCGGCGGCTGGTCGAGGTCGATCTGGAAAGCGGCAAGCGGACGGTGCTGACGCCCGGCCTCAAATGGGATGTCGAGACGTTCGACCTCTCCGACGGCGGGCGCGTGCTGGCCTATACGGTCAACGAAGATGGCTTCTCGCGCGTCGTGGTGCAGGACCGGATCACCCGCCGCGCCCTGCCCCAGCCCGACCTTCCCAAAGGCGTGCTGACCGGGCTCAAATTCTCGCCCGACGGATCGAAGCTCGCGCTTAGCCTCTCGACCGCCACCTCGGCGGGCGACGTTTGGAGCTGGGACGTCGCGGGCGGCGAACTGACGCGCTGGACCAATTCGGAGCTGGGCGGACTCGATCCCGCCAAGCTCGCCGAGCCGCGGCTGATCCGCTTCAAATCGTTCGACGGCTTGTCGGTGCCGGCCTTCGTCTATCGCCCCAAGACCGCGGCGGCGGGCGCGAAGACGCCGGTGATCATCGACATCCACGGCGGGCCGGAAGCGCAGACGCGCCCGGGCTGGAACGCCTATGCACAGCACTTCGCCGACGTGCTTGGCGCGACCGTGATCCTGCCCAATGTGCGCGGATCGGACGGCTATGGCACGCGCTACCTCAATCTCGACAACGGGCCGAAGCGCGAAGACAGCGTCAAGGACATCGGCGCGCTGCTCGACTGGATCGGCAGGCAAGACAATCTCGATGCCAAGCGCGTCGCGGTCTACGGCCAGAGCTACGGCGGCTATATGAGTCTCGCGACGATGACCCATTATTCGGACCGGCTGGTCGGCGGGGTCGAGCGCTACGGCATCTCCGACTTCATCACCTTCCTCAACAATACCGAGGCCTATCGCCGCGACAACCGGCGCGCCGAATATGGCGACGAACGCGATCCGGCGATGCGCAAGGTGTTCGAGCGGATCAACCCGCTCGCGAATGTCGCCAAGATCAAGAAGCCGATGCTGGTGATGCAGGGCGCCAACGATCCGCGCGTGCCCAAATCGGAAAGCGATCAGGTGGTCGCCGGCATCCGCGCCAACGGCGTGCCCGCCTGGTACGTCGTCTTTTCCGACGAAGGCCACGGCTTCCTCAAGAAGCACAACAACGATCTTCGCCGCGAGGTGGAGACGGTGTTCCTGGGCGGCTTGTTCGGCGTGAACGTGGACTAG
- a CDS encoding response regulator yields the protein MTEHQPVTIIMVEDDEGHARLIEKNIRRAGISNDIKHFTDGTSALDYLFNAPEGPALNGPGLVLLDLNLPDMSGTDILARIKTEGPLKRTPVVVLTTTDDKVEIQRCYDLGCNVYITKPVNYESFADAIRQLGLFLSVIQVPDVGEDA from the coding sequence GTGACCGAGCATCAGCCTGTCACGATCATCATGGTCGAGGACGATGAGGGCCACGCGCGCCTCATCGAGAAGAACATCCGCCGCGCCGGTATCTCGAACGACATCAAGCATTTCACCGACGGCACCAGCGCGCTCGACTATCTGTTCAACGCGCCGGAAGGGCCCGCGCTCAATGGTCCGGGTCTGGTGCTGCTCGATCTCAATCTGCCGGACATGAGCGGCACCGACATCCTCGCCCGGATCAAGACCGAGGGGCCGCTGAAGCGCACGCCCGTGGTCGTGCTCACCACCACCGACGACAAGGTCGAGATCCAGCGCTGCTACGATCTCGGCTGCAACGTCTACATCACCAAGCCGGTCAATTATGAAAGCTTTGCGGACGCGATCCGTCAGCTCGGCCTGTTCCTTTCGGTGATCCAGGTTCCCGACGTCGGCGAGGACGCTTGA
- the recA gene encoding recombinase RecA, producing MAASLKVVGSDRTGDNMDKQKALEAALSQIDRAFGKGSAMKLGSREKTEIEAISTGSLGLDIALGIGGLPRGRVIEVYGPESSGKTTLALQVIAEAQKTGGTAAFVDAEHALDPIYAKKLGVDIDELIVSQPDTGEQALEIVDTLVRSNAIDVLVVDSVAALVPRAEIEGEMGDSHVGLQARLMSQSLRKLTGSISRSRCIVIFINQLRMKIGVMYGNPETTTGGNALKFYASVRLDIRRTGQIKDRDDIVGNTTRVKVVKNKVAPPFKQVEFDIMYGEGISKVGEILDLGVKAGIVEKSGAWFSYDSIRIGQGRENSKVYLKENPEIAARIENAVRGRTDDVAEALMTGPEPDDD from the coding sequence ATGGCGGCATCGCTCAAAGTGGTCGGAAGCGACCGGACCGGGGACAATATGGACAAGCAGAAGGCGCTGGAAGCGGCGCTCTCCCAGATCGATCGCGCATTCGGCAAGGGCTCGGCGATGAAGCTCGGCAGCCGCGAGAAGACCGAGATCGAGGCGATCTCGACCGGCAGCCTCGGGCTCGACATCGCGCTCGGCATCGGCGGCCTGCCGCGCGGCCGCGTGATCGAGGTCTACGGGCCGGAAAGCTCGGGCAAGACCACGCTCGCGCTGCAGGTGATCGCCGAGGCGCAGAAGACGGGCGGCACCGCCGCGTTCGTCGATGCCGAACATGCGCTCGATCCGATCTACGCCAAGAAATTGGGCGTCGACATCGACGAGCTGATCGTCTCGCAGCCCGACACCGGCGAGCAGGCGCTGGAGATCGTCGACACGCTGGTCCGCTCCAACGCGATCGACGTGCTGGTGGTCGACTCGGTCGCGGCGCTGGTGCCGCGCGCCGAGATCGAAGGCGAGATGGGCGACAGTCACGTCGGCCTTCAGGCGCGCCTGATGTCGCAGTCGCTGAGGAAGCTCACCGGCTCGATCAGCCGTTCGCGTTGCATCGTCATCTTCATCAACCAGCTGCGCATGAAGATCGGCGTGATGTACGGCAATCCGGAGACGACAACGGGCGGCAATGCGCTGAAATTCTATGCGTCGGTCCGGCTCGACATCCGCCGCACCGGCCAGATCAAGGACCGCGACGATATCGTCGGCAACACCACCCGCGTGAAGGTTGTCAAGAACAAGGTCGCGCCGCCGTTCAAGCAGGTCGAGTTCGACATCATGTACGGCGAGGGCATCTCGAAGGTCGGCGAGATCCTCGATCTCGGCGTCAAGGCGGGCATCGTCGAGAAGTCGGGCGCCTGGTTCTCCTACGATTCGATCCGCATCGGCCAGGGCCGCGAGAATTCGAAAGTCTATCTCAAGGAAAATCCCGAGATTGCGGCGCGGATCGAGAATGCGGTGCGCGGCCGCACGGACGACGTCGCCGAGGCGCTGATGACCGGGCCGGAGCCCGACGACGACTGA
- a CDS encoding sensor histidine kinase, whose product MTTRKSLLTEENFARVVVGFVTVGFIAIVVAAAAAGWAQWRNQQYLEAIDHTRTVESRISDFSTLIERAETARRGYLVRGAFNHRQAYEEAVAPQRPLLDEIAALTADNAAQQRRVAETRALLAEQLAFQQQTITLIDQGRFDEAIAQFRNDPSITLTRQLRERAAAMLGEEGRLLGERNAAQTRAADTLFALAALAGILLLIVAAAAVTAIRRYTTDLATSRSALRALNENLEDAVEERTVDLQRANDEIQRFAYIVSHDLRSPLVNVMGFTAELDTARQQITRYFDEASANDPELAKSDAAIAAHEDLPEAIGFIRSSTQKMDRLINAILQLSRQGRRTLAPEPIDMNAMVLGIADMLQHRTSEAGAEIRIEGKLPAIETDRLAIEQIFQNLIENAVKYLKPGRAGVVTVRGRRDGKRLLYEVEDNGRGIDPRDHERVFDLFRRSGQQDQPGEGIGLAHVRALAYRLGGLISCESELDRGALFRLSLPPKFQAGEGVSQ is encoded by the coding sequence GTGACCACGCGTAAGTCTCTCCTCACCGAAGAAAATTTCGCCCGCGTTGTCGTCGGTTTCGTTACCGTCGGTTTCATCGCGATCGTCGTCGCGGCGGCGGCGGCGGGTTGGGCGCAGTGGCGTAACCAGCAATATCTCGAGGCGATCGATCATACGCGCACGGTCGAAAGCCGCATTTCCGATTTCTCCACGCTGATCGAACGGGCCGAGACCGCACGGCGCGGCTATCTCGTGCGCGGCGCCTTCAATCACCGCCAGGCCTATGAGGAAGCCGTCGCGCCGCAGCGGCCGCTGCTCGACGAGATCGCCGCGCTCACGGCGGACAATGCGGCGCAGCAGCGCCGCGTAGCCGAAACGCGCGCCTTGCTCGCGGAGCAGCTCGCCTTCCAGCAACAGACGATCACGCTGATCGATCAGGGCCGTTTCGACGAAGCGATCGCGCAGTTCCGCAACGATCCGTCGATCACGCTCACCCGCCAGCTCCGCGAACGCGCGGCGGCGATGCTGGGCGAGGAAGGACGCTTGCTGGGCGAGCGCAACGCCGCGCAGACGCGCGCGGCGGATACGCTCTTCGCGCTCGCCGCGCTGGCGGGGATCCTGTTGCTCATCGTTGCTGCGGCCGCGGTCACCGCCATCCGGCGCTACACGACCGATCTCGCGACCTCGCGTTCGGCGCTCCGCGCGCTCAACGAGAATCTCGAGGATGCGGTCGAGGAACGCACCGTCGATCTCCAGCGCGCCAACGACGAGATCCAGCGCTTCGCCTATATCGTCAGCCACGATCTGCGCTCGCCGCTCGTCAACGTAATGGGCTTTACGGCCGAGCTCGACACCGCGCGCCAGCAGATCACCCGCTATTTCGACGAGGCGTCGGCCAACGATCCCGAGCTCGCGAAGAGCGATGCGGCGATCGCCGCGCACGAGGATCTGCCCGAGGCGATCGGCTTCATCCGCTCTTCGACGCAGAAGATGGACCGGCTCATCAACGCCATTCTCCAGCTTTCGCGCCAGGGCCGTCGCACCCTCGCGCCCGAGCCGATCGACATGAACGCGATGGTGCTTGGCATCGCCGACATGCTCCAGCATCGCACGAGCGAGGCCGGCGCTGAAATCCGCATCGAAGGCAAGCTGCCCGCAATCGAGACTGACCGCCTGGCGATCGAGCAGATCTTCCAGAACCTCATCGAGAATGCGGTCAAATATCTGAAGCCGGGCCGCGCCGGGGTCGTCACCGTCCGCGGGCGCCGCGACGGCAAGCGGCTTCTCTACGAGGTCGAGGACAACGGCCGCGGTATCGATCCGCGCGATCACGAGCGCGTGTTCGATCTCTTCCGCCGCTCGGGCCAGCAGGACCAGCCCGGCGAAGGCATCGGCCTCGCCCACGTCCGCGCGCTCGCCTATCGCCTCGGTGGCCTCATCTCGTGCGAGTCCGAGCTTGACCGGGGCGCGCTGTTCAGGCTTTCACTGCCGCCGAAGTTTCAAGCCGGGGAAGGGGTTAGCCAGTGA
- a CDS encoding S9 family peptidase — translation MRMSIGLALLLCTALPMQAALALQAQPAATCSASADPASVARTVDAIAKIRFAYGPSFSPDGKSIAYISSASGIPQVWTMPVAGGEPRQVTNLSDPVQSVHWSPSGDWLAYDVAPGGGLNVQIYVARPDGSDAKRLTVGGEDNNQLAGWTDDGKWLRIGSNAAFPEGFDAILLDPVSGEKRAVVEKKSLNLISDVSADGKRAVVGRTATRDDNNAYLVDLASGRETLITPHEGKGEQAWGEFSADGRSVYVISNNGRDMMAFGTIALDAAGKPAPIRYFAERDDAEAQSALLTRDGSRAALVWNAAGRSELAFLDTASGKVTPGPKLPVDIISDMDFSRDGKTLAINGSAANRPNDVYLIDVPSGRVTQATKSAHDGVDLATFVRPELVSYKAHDGLDLSGWLYRSPCVTGAGPLVFVYHGGPEGQARPSLSGDIQALAARGISVFAPNVRGSSGFGKRFMALDNGARRVDGVRDIKASTDAMIARGVADPKRLGIMGGSYGGYMVMAGVTEYPDMFAVGANLFGVVNFDTFFKNTQPWMAAISTDEYGNPATEAEMLKSLSPIHKLDRITTPLIVLHGANDTNVPLIEAKQIVESLRARNVAVNYVEFPDEGHGWRKLPNRVKSTTEIVGFFEQHLK, via the coding sequence ATGAGGATGTCCATCGGTCTGGCGCTGCTGCTTTGCACTGCGCTGCCCATGCAGGCCGCGCTCGCGCTCCAGGCGCAGCCGGCCGCAACCTGCTCCGCCTCCGCCGATCCGGCGTCGGTTGCGCGCACCGTCGATGCGATCGCCAAGATCCGCTTCGCCTACGGTCCGAGCTTCTCGCCCGACGGCAAGTCGATCGCCTACATCTCTTCCGCCAGCGGCATCCCGCAGGTCTGGACGATGCCGGTGGCGGGCGGCGAACCGCGGCAGGTCACCAACCTTTCCGATCCCGTCCAGTCGGTCCACTGGTCTCCGTCAGGAGACTGGCTCGCCTATGACGTCGCGCCGGGCGGCGGGCTCAACGTCCAGATCTACGTCGCGCGGCCCGACGGCAGCGATGCCAAGCGCCTCACCGTGGGCGGCGAGGACAACAACCAGCTTGCCGGCTGGACCGACGACGGCAAATGGCTGCGCATCGGCAGCAATGCAGCCTTCCCGGAAGGCTTCGATGCTATCCTGCTCGATCCGGTGAGCGGCGAGAAGCGCGCGGTCGTCGAGAAGAAGAGCCTCAACCTCATCAGCGACGTCAGTGCGGACGGCAAGCGCGCCGTCGTCGGACGCACCGCGACGCGCGACGACAACAATGCCTATCTCGTCGATCTCGCCTCGGGCCGCGAGACACTGATCACCCCGCACGAAGGCAAGGGCGAGCAGGCGTGGGGCGAATTCTCCGCCGACGGGCGTTCAGTCTACGTCATCTCCAACAACGGCCGCGACATGATGGCGTTCGGCACGATCGCGCTCGATGCTGCGGGCAAGCCCGCACCGATCCGCTATTTCGCCGAGCGCGACGATGCCGAGGCGCAATCGGCGCTGCTCACCCGCGATGGGAGCCGCGCCGCGCTGGTATGGAACGCCGCCGGGCGGAGCGAACTCGCCTTCCTCGACACCGCCTCGGGCAAGGTGACGCCCGGCCCGAAGCTGCCGGTCGACATAATCAGCGACATGGATTTCTCCCGCGACGGCAAGACGCTGGCGATCAACGGCTCGGCTGCGAACCGTCCCAATGACGTCTATCTGATCGACGTCCCGTCGGGCCGCGTCACCCAGGCGACCAAGAGCGCGCACGACGGCGTCGATCTCGCCACGTTCGTCCGGCCGGAACTGGTCTCTTACAAGGCGCATGACGGGCTGGATCTCTCGGGCTGGCTCTACCGCTCGCCCTGCGTCACCGGCGCGGGGCCGCTGGTCTTCGTCTATCATGGCGGCCCGGAAGGACAGGCCCGCCCGTCGCTCAGCGGCGACATCCAGGCGCTCGCCGCGCGCGGCATCTCGGTGTTCGCGCCCAACGTCCGCGGCTCATCGGGGTTCGGCAAGCGCTTCATGGCGCTCGACAATGGCGCCAGGCGCGTCGACGGCGTCCGCGACATCAAAGCTAGCACCGATGCGATGATCGCCAGGGGCGTCGCCGACCCCAAGCGGCTCGGCATCATGGGCGGCTCCTACGGCGGCTATATGGTGATGGCCGGGGTGACCGAATATCCCGACATGTTCGCCGTGGGCGCCAATCTGTTCGGCGTCGTCAATTTCGACACCTTCTTCAAGAACACCCAGCCATGGATGGCGGCGATCTCGACCGACGAATATGGCAATCCCGCGACCGAGGCGGAGATGCTGAAATCTTTGTCGCCGATCCATAAGCTCGATCGTATCACGACGCCGCTGATCGTCCTCCACGGCGCCAACGACACCAACGTCCCGCTGATCGAGGCGAAGCAGATCGTCGAGAGCCTGCGGGCGCGCAATGTCGCGGTGAATTATGTCGAGTTCCCCGATGAGGGCCACGGCTGGCGCAAGCTCCCTAACCGCGTGAAATCAACCACCGAGATCGTCGGGTTTTTCGAGCAGCATCTGAAGTGA
- a CDS encoding sensor histidine kinase: MSEASARILYIDDDEGLRRLAERALSRRGYHVETAANGIEGVAKAEAGAFDLVAVDHYMPGQDGLTTLAQLGALPNPPSIVYVTGSDESSVAVAALKAGAVDYVVKGAGGEFFDLLARTFEQALGQRRLILAKDTAEAALRESNARLEALLREVNHRVANSLQIASAFVSMQAKALTDPAARAALEDTQRRIGAIALTHRSLYTSESVDTIEMDEYLAGLVRELERTWSTPQAPRKLALSAEKVALKTDRAVSVGIIVNELVSNACKYAYPAGTSGEVRIALARDNGDFLLTVEDDGCGLDPAAAAQGTGLGTKLIAAMAGSLRATLGYDPVPRGVRASLRAAAA, from the coding sequence TTGAGCGAGGCTTCCGCCCGCATCCTCTACATCGACGACGACGAGGGTCTCCGTCGGCTGGCGGAGCGCGCGCTGTCGCGCCGCGGCTATCATGTCGAGACCGCCGCTAACGGCATCGAAGGTGTCGCCAAGGCCGAGGCAGGCGCGTTCGATCTGGTCGCGGTCGATCACTACATGCCCGGGCAGGACGGGCTCACCACGCTCGCCCAGCTCGGCGCGCTGCCCAATCCGCCGTCGATCGTCTACGTCACCGGTTCGGACGAGAGCAGCGTCGCCGTCGCGGCGCTCAAGGCCGGCGCGGTCGATTATGTGGTGAAAGGCGCCGGCGGTGAATTCTTCGATCTCCTCGCCCGCACGTTCGAGCAGGCGCTCGGCCAGCGCCGCCTGATCCTCGCCAAGGACACCGCCGAAGCGGCGCTCCGCGAAAGCAATGCCCGGCTCGAGGCGCTGCTGCGCGAGGTCAACCACCGCGTCGCCAACAGCCTGCAGATCGCCTCGGCCTTCGTCTCGATGCAGGCCAAGGCACTCACCGATCCCGCCGCCCGCGCCGCGCTCGAGGACACCCAGCGGCGGATCGGCGCGATCGCGCTCACCCACCGCAGCCTCTATACGTCGGAAAGCGTCGATACGATTGAGATGGACGAATATCTCGCCGGGCTGGTGCGCGAGCTGGAGCGGACTTGGTCGACCCCGCAGGCACCGCGCAAGCTCGCGCTGTCGGCCGAGAAGGTCGCGCTCAAGACCGATCGCGCGGTCTCGGTCGGCATCATCGTCAACGAGCTCGTCAGCAACGCCTGCAAATATGCCTATCCGGCAGGCACCTCCGGCGAGGTCCGCATCGCGCTGGCCCGCGACAATGGCGATTTCCTGCTGACCGTCGAGGACGATGGCTGCGGGCTTGACCCTGCCGCTGCCGCGCAAGGCACCGGCCTCGGCACCAAGCTCATCGCCGCGATGGCGGGGAGCCTGCGCGCGACGCTCGGCTACGATCCAGTGCCGCGCGGCGTCCGCGCCTCGCTCCGCGCCGCGGCGGCCTAG
- the wrbA gene encoding NAD(P)H:quinone oxidoreductase produces MTKILVLYYSAYGHTETMAQAVAEGAREAGAEVDIKRVPELVPDEVAKKSGYKMDQKAPVAKVDELADYDAIIVGVGTRYGRMASQMANFLDQTGGLWSKDALHGKIGGAFTSTATQHGGQETTLIAILTNLLHLGMVVAGLPYKFKGQMTLDEITGGSPYGASTIAGGDGSRQPSENELDGARYQGRYVAEIAAKVTK; encoded by the coding sequence ATGACCAAGATCCTCGTTCTCTATTATTCCGCTTACGGCCATACCGAGACGATGGCGCAAGCGGTGGCCGAGGGCGCGCGGGAGGCGGGTGCCGAGGTCGACATCAAGCGCGTGCCCGAGCTGGTGCCCGACGAGGTCGCCAAGAAATCGGGCTATAAGATGGACCAGAAGGCGCCGGTCGCGAAGGTCGACGAGCTGGCGGATTATGACGCAATCATCGTCGGCGTCGGGACGCGCTACGGGCGGATGGCTTCGCAGATGGCGAACTTCCTCGATCAGACCGGCGGGCTGTGGTCGAAGGATGCGCTGCACGGCAAGATCGGCGGCGCCTTCACGTCGACGGCAACCCAACACGGTGGCCAGGAAACGACGCTGATCGCGATCCTTACCAACCTGCTCCACCTCGGCATGGTCGTCGCCGGCCTGCCCTACAAGTTCAAGGGACAGATGACGCTCGACGAGATCACCGGCGGCAGCCCTTATGGCGCGTCGACGATCGCCGGCGGCGACGGGTCGCGGCAGCCGAGCGAGAATGAGCTCGACGGCGCACGCTATCAGGGCCGCTATGTCGCCGAGATTGCCGCGAAGGTGACGAAATGA